The following proteins are co-located in the Vigna unguiculata cultivar IT97K-499-35 chromosome 9, ASM411807v1, whole genome shotgun sequence genome:
- the LOC114164824 gene encoding rust resistance kinase Lr10-like: MSTLIFNKFEVAALVFVGRIQTLDVFLFSSHSNILCLFFYSVTRFLTQRFVSVVLSIVVKVGILIYVCQKRQQVRNRLSADSEFLTLTMDKFLNDMGREKPTRFTDQQLRIATDNFSNLLGSGSYGSVYKGVFSNGTVVAVKVLNGSSDKKIEEQFKAEVGTIGRIHHFNLVRLYGFCFERNMIALVYEYMGNGSLDRYLVNDTNNLGYEKLHEIAVGTARGIAYLHEECQQRIVHYDIKPENILLDGNFNPKVADFGLAKLCNRENTHLTLTKGRGTPGYAAPELWIPNFPVTHKCDVYSFGVLLFKIIGRRRNTVEELAESEEWFPMLVWKKFDTGKLGELIIKCGIEQKSRDIAERMAKVALWCVQYRPEFRPVIGLVVKMLEGSVEIPEPMNPFQHMMGEIFIAHPVQESQTYTTTTLSGSIMVTDSNMLRSTPIMSKYEIEIAPATL; encoded by the coding sequence ATGTCAACACTCATCTTCAATAAATTTGAAGTTGCGGCTTTAGTCTTCGTCGGTAGGATTCAAACCTTagatgtatttttgttttcatctcATTCTAATATtctgtgtttgtttttttattctgtCACAAGATTTCTAACTCAGCGTTTTGTTTCAGTTGTGCTTTCAATAGTAGTGAAGGTAGGTATTCTGATTTATGTGTGTCAGAAAAGACAACAGGTTCGTAACAGATTAAGTGCAGATTCGGAATTTCTGACACTGACCATGGATAAATTTCTGAATGACATGGGAAGAGAGAAACCAACGAGGTTCACCGATCAGCAGCTAAGGATTGCAACAGATAACTTCTCTAACTTGTTGGGGTCAGGAAGTTATGGATCTGTTTACAAGGGAGTTTTCAGTAATGGAACAGTGGTGGCTGTGAAGGTTCTAAATGGGAGTTCagacaaaaaaattgaagagcAGTTCAAGGCAGAAGTAGGAACAATTGGAAGAATTCATCATTTCAATCTGGTTAGGCTCTATGGATTTTGCTTTGAAAGAAATATGATAGCACTGGTTTATGAGTACATGGGAAATGGCTCTCTTGACAGGTATTTGGTGAATGACACAAACAACTTAGGATATGAAAAGCTTCATGAGATTGCAGTTGGTACAGCCAGAGGAATAGCTTATCTGCATGAAGAGTGCCAACAAAGAATAGTCCATTATGACATAAAACCAGAAAATATTCTCTTGGATGGGAATTTCAACCCTAAAGTTGCTGATTTTGGCTTAGCCAAGCTCTGCAACAGGGAAAATACTCATCTGACCTTGACAAAGGGTAGAGGAACTCCTGGTTATGCTGCACCAGAACTTTGGATTCCTAATTTTCCTGTGACTCACAAGTGTGATGTTTATAGTTTTGGAGTACTGCTATTTAAAATCATTGGCAGGAGAAGAAACACTGTTGAGGAACTTGCTGAAAGTGAAGAGTGGTTTCCAATGTTGGTTTGGAAAAAATTTGACACTGGAAAACTGGGGGAGTTAATAATAAAGTGTGGGATAGAGCAGAAAAGTAGAGACATTGCAGAAAGAATGGCTAAGGTAGCTTTGTGGTGTGTGCAATATAGGCCAGAATTCAGGCCTGTAATAGGTCTTGTGGTGAAAATGCTGGAAGGCTCAGTGGAAATTCCAGAACCTATGAACCCATTTCAGCACATGATGGGTGAGATTTTCATTGCACATCCAGTTCAAGAATCACAGACTTATACAACAACTACTTTGTCTGGTTCTATTATGGTAACTGACTCCAACATGCTACGTTCTACTCCTATAATGAGCAAGTATGAGATTGAAATAGCCCCTGCCACTTTGTGA
- the LOC114164290 gene encoding adagio protein 1 has protein sequence MEWDSNSDLSGDDDAVSFLLNDDDDDVVGPLPFPVLQTAPCGFVVTDALEPDHPIIYVNAVFEMVTGYRAEEVLGRNCRFLQCRGPFAKRRHPLVDSTVVSEIRRCLDEGVEFQGELLNFRKDGSPLMNRLRLTPIFGDDEITHVIGIQFFTEANIDLGPLPGSTFKESTKSSDRFQSVLSSLNPLPVGDRNVTRGLCGILQLSDEVLSLKILARLTPRDIASVGSVCRRLYELTKNEDLWRMVCQNAWGSETTRVLETVPGARRLGWGRLARELTTLEAAAWRKLTVGGAVEPSRCNFSACAVGNRVVLFGGEGVNMQPMNDTFVLDLNSSNPEWQHVQVSSPPPGRWGHTLSCVNGSRLVVFGGCGRQGLLNDVFVLDLDAKPPTWREISGLAPPLPRSWHSSCTLDGTKLIVSGGCADSGVLLSDTFLLDLSMEKPVWREIPVSWTPPSRLGHTLSVYGGRKILMFGGLAKSGPLRFRSSDVFTMDLSEEEPCWRCVTGSGMPGAGNPGGIAPPPRLDHVAVSLPGGRILIFGGSVAGLHSASQLYILDPTDEKPTWRILNVPGRPPRFAWGHSTCVVGGTRAIVLGGQTGEEWMLSELHELSLASSVI, from the exons ATGGAGTGGGACAGCAATTCCGATCTCAGCGGCGACGACGACGCCGTTTCCTTCCTCCTCAACGACGACGATGACGACGTCGTCGGGCCCCTCCCCTTTCCCGTCCTCCAAACCGCGCCCTGCGGCTTTGTCGTCACCGATGCGCTCGAGCCCGACCACCCTATCATATACGTCAACGCCGTTTTCGAGATGGTCACCGGCTACCGTGCAGAAGAAGTTCTCGGTCGCAACTG CCGGTTCTTGCAGTGTCGAGGTCCATTTGCTAAGAGAAGGCATCCATTGGTGGACTCAACTGTTGTTTCAGAGATTAGGAGATGCCTTGATGAAGGGGTTGAATTCCAAGGTGAGTTGCTGAACTTTAGGAAAGATGGATCTCCACTTATGAACAGATTGCGTCTGACGCCTATATTTGGAGATGATGAGATTACTCATGTCATTGGAATCCAGTTCTTCACAGAGGCAAACATTGATCTTGGTCCCCTTCCGGGTTCTACATTTAAGGAATCTACAAAATCATCAGATCGGTTTCAATCTGTGCTTTCCTCGTTGAATCCTCTTCCAGTAGGGGACCGAAATGTTACTCGTGGACTTTGTGGGATATTGCAGTTAAGTGATGAGGTATTGTCTCTCAAGATACTTGCTCGCTTAACCCCAAGAGATATTGCATCAGTTGGCTCTGTTTGTAGGCGATTGTATGAGCTAACAAAAAATGAAGATCTTTGGAGAATGGTGTGTCAAAATGCATGGGGCAGTGAGACTACACGTGTTTTAGAGACTGTGCCTGGTGCAAGGAGACTTGGATGGGGGCGTCTAGCAAGAGAACTGACCACTCTTGAAGCAGCAGCATGGAGGAAACTGACTGTTGGAGGGGCTGTTGAACCTTCACGATGTAATTTTAGTGCTTGTGCAGTTGGTAATAGGGTTGTCTTATTTGGTGGTGAAGGGGTTAACATGCAACCTATGAATGATACCTTTGTACTGGATCTCAACTCAAGTAATCCGGAGTGGCAGCATGTCCAGGTGAGTTCTCCTCCCCCGGGTCGGTGGGGTCACACACTTTCTTGTGTTAATGGTTCTCGTTTGGTTGTATTTGGAGGCTGTGGAAGGCAGGGCTTGCTCAATGATGTGTTTGTTCTGGACCTGGATGCAAAGCCTCCAACTTGGCGTGAAATCTCTGGACTGGCACCCCCACTTCCGAGATCTTGGCATAGCTCCTGTACCCTTGATGGTACTAAGTTGATAGTTTCTGGTGGCTGTGCTGATTCTGGTGTACTCTTGAGTGATACTTTCCTTCTTGATCTTTCAATGGAGAAGCCTGTCTGGAGAGAGATACCTGTATCATGGACTCCACCTTCGCGGCTGGGTCACACACTATCTGTTTATGGTGGTAGGAAAATACTGATGTTTGGGGGTCTGGCCAAGAGTGGGCCCTTGCGATTTCGCTCCAGTGATGTATTCACAATGGATTTGAGTGAGGAGGAGCCATGTTGGAGGTGTGTAACGGGAAGTGGAATGCCAGGTGCTGGAAATCCAGGAGGCATAGCTCCTCCTCCTAGACTTGATCATGTGGCTGTGAGCCTTCCAGGTGGGAGAATTCTTATATTTGGTGGGTCTGTTGCAGGCCTTCATTCTGCTTCCCAGCTTTACATACTAGACCCGACTGACGAGAAGCCTACATGGAGAATCTTAAATGTACCTGGGCGCCCTCCAAGATTTGCTTGGGGACATAGTACATGTGTTGTTGGAGGGACAAGAGCTATTGTATTAGGTGGTCAAACCGGGGAGGAATGGATGCTAAGTGAGCTCCATGAACTTTCCTTGGCAAGTTCTGTCATCTAA
- the LOC114164291 gene encoding rust resistance kinase Lr10-like translates to MAKTQMPPGVLTPESRFMTLAMDRFLNDMEREKPTRFNDQHLRIATDNYSYLLGSGGFGSVYKGIFSDGTIVAVKVLHGRSDKRNEEQFMAEVGTIGKIHHFNLVRLYGFCFERNLIALVYEFMGNGSLDKYLFNQNNVIGFERLHEVAVGTAKGIAYLHEECQQRIIHYDIKPGNILLDGSFNPKVADFGLAKLCNRENTHLTMTRGRGTPGYAAPELWMPNFPVTHKCDVYSFGMLLFEIIGRRRNLDVEVVESQEWFPMFVWKKIDGGELKGLIIACGIEEKDEEIAERMVSVALLCVQYRPDSRPVMSDVVKMLEGSVEVPKPLNPFQHFMDGNFSAHTTDTGGSSVVLTDSSIVHATT, encoded by the coding sequence ATGGCTAAAACCCAAATGCCCCCAGGAGTGCTTACTCCAGAGTCACGATTTATGACACTTGCCATGGATAGATTTTTGAATGATATGGAAAGAGAGAAGCCAACCAGGTTCAATGACCAACATCTAAGGATTGCAACTGATAACTACTCTTACTTGTTGGGGTCAGGAGGTTTTGGATCAGTCTATAAGGGAATTTTTAGCGATGGAACCATTGTGGCTGTGAAGGTTCTACATGGGCGTTCAGACAAGAGAAACGAGGAGCAGTTTATGGCTGAAGTGGGAACAATAGGCAAAATTCATCACTTCAATCTGGTTCGGCTATATGGATTTTGCTTCGAAAGAAACCTGATAGCACTGGTTTATGAATTCATGGGGAATGGTTCTCTTGACAAGTATCTTTTTAACCAAAACAATGTCATAGGATTTGAAAGGCTTCATGAGGTTGCAGTTGGGACAGCCAAAGGAATTGCTTATTTGCATGAAGAGTGCCAACAGAGAATAATACACTATGACATCAAACCAGGAAATATTCTGTTGGATGGAAGCTTCAATCCTAAAGTTGCTGATTTTGGTTTGGCCAAGCTTTGCAATAGAGAAAATACTCATCTAACCATGACAAGGGGAAGGGGGACTCCTGGTTATGCTGCACCAGAACTCTGGATGCCAAATTTTCCTGTGACTCACAAGTGTGATGTTTACAGCTTTGGAATGCTGTTGTTTGAAATCATAGGGAGGAGGAGAAACCTTGATGTTGAAGTTGTTGAAAGCCAAGAGTGGTTTCCAATGTTTGTGTGGAAAAAAATTGATGGTGGAGAGTTGAAGGGGTTGATAATAGCATGTGGAATAGAGGAGAAAGATGAGGAGATAGCTGAGAGAATGGTTAGTGTTGCTCTGTTGTGTGTTCAGTATAGGCCTGATTCAAGGCCTGTGATGAGTGATGTGGTAAAAATGTTGGAAGGTTCAGTGGAAGTTCCAAAACCTTTGAACCCATTTCAGCACTTTATGGATGGGAATTTCTCTGCTCATACAACAGATACTGGTGGTTCTTCTGTTGTTTTAACTGACTCTAGCATTGTACATGCTACTACTTGA